One Oncorhynchus clarkii lewisi isolate Uvic-CL-2024 unplaced genomic scaffold, UVic_Ocla_1.0 unplaced_contig_708_pilon_pilon, whole genome shotgun sequence genomic region harbors:
- the LOC139396688 gene encoding chromobox protein homolog 8a: MELSAVGERVFAAESIIKQRIRRGRMEYLVKWKGWSKKYSTWEPEENILDARLFAAFEERERERELFGPKKRGPKPETFLLKAKAKATAKTYECRREMPRGIRVSYPVPMPMITPRAREGLRAVVPTIFPPSTVNRGESVRARLPETERRPRPAPPHPFMAEEFVNIPKKRGPKPKLRLRFNMEPDSCPTEEPAKRSRLEEQQIPYGLSKMSRHCHHEGETSKRSVIQLTRRFQEGTSIVPKSNKAQSTHSHDGRLLHKARLDQQSRRTLECPGGMSVPHPKLKHVSNNHFYRASDSSSSMQQSRPIVVAKSPASRSSGEQSAVSWRPCLDNVENVVVTDVTTNFLTVTIKESSTDKGFFKDNR, from the exons ATGGAGCTATCGGCTGTTGGAGAGCGTGTCTTCGCTGCCGAGTCCATCATCAAACAACGCATAAGAAGA GGTCGAATGGAATACCTTGTGAAATGGAAGGGCTGGTCTAAAAA ATATAGCACCTGGGAACCGGAGGAAAACATTCTAGATGCGCGCCTCTTCGCTGCGTTCGAAGAAAG GGAGCGTGAAAGGGAGTTATTTGGGCCTAAGAAGAGGGGACCGAAGCCGGAGACATTTCTGCTGAAG GCAAAGGCGAAAGCCACAGCAAAGACTTATGAATGCAGAAgagaaatgccaagggggattCGTGTTTCATACCCTGTTCCGATGCCTATGATTACACCGAGAGCTCGAGAAGGACTACGGGCTGTCGTGCCCACAATCTTTCCCCCTAGCACGGTCAACCGAGGAGAGAGCGTGAGGGCCAGACTGCCAGAGACTGAGAGAAGGCCGCGACCGGCGCCTCCGCACCCATTCATGGCTGAGGAATTTGTCAACATCCCTAAAAAAAGGGGACCTAAACCCAAGTTGCGTTTACGATTCAACATGGAGCCAGACAGCTGTCCAACAGAGGAGCCCGCGAAGAGGAGTCGGTTAGAGGAGCAGCAGATCCCATACGGTCTGTCTAAAATGTCCAGACATTGTCATCATGAAGGCGAAACATCTAAGAGAAGTGTCATCCAGTTGACACGCAGGTTTCAAGAGGGAACGAGCATTGTGCCAAAATCAAACAAAGCTCAAAGCACCCATAGCCATGACGGTAGACTCCTCCATAAGGCTAGACTCGATCAACAGAGCCGCAGGACtttagaatgccctgggggcaTGTCTGTCCCACACCCCAAACTGAAGCATGTGTCCAATAACCATTTCTACAGAGCCAGTGACTCTTCTTCATCCATGCAACAGTCTAGGCCCATTGTTGTCGCCAAATCACCTGCATCGAGGAGTTCTGGAGAGCAGTCAGCAGTGTCTTGGAGGCCTTGTCTGGATAATGTTGAGAATGTGGTGGTAACCGATGTGACAACAAACTTTTTGACAGTCACCATCAAAGAGAGCAGCACAGACAAAGGTTTTTTCAAAGATAATAGATGA
- the LOC139396689 gene encoding meteorin-like protein, whose product MSPTLRLIFMYVLFLCCLSPCAADLCNWSGSGLAREAEANSRTVQQVRLRCTEGSVEWVYPGQALRVVLEPNLSSARHTTVCIKPFRSFNGASVYIERAGELDLLMTDGGRPEQVFCFPADGPQKPAIFLLANPQRDISQRAVGFRYELLGNRTTANNLGQSVLQASCRPCNDTELLLAICSSDFVVRGSIRNVSHNAERQTSLVEVSEGRVYRQRSGVFERHTGTIGVPGSSSSWHGHIHTLLQCHVKPGGGEFLFTGTEHFGEAWLGCAPRYKDFMSLYQSAWAARQNPCEFPLD is encoded by the exons ATGTCGCCAACTCTAAGGCTGATTTTCATGTATGTACTGTTCCTCTGCTGTTTGTCTCCCTGCGCGGCAGACCTATGCAACTGGAGTGGAAG TGGTTTGGCGCGTGAGGCTGAGGCTAACTCGCGGACTGTGCAGCAGGTGCGGCTGCGTTGCACAGAGGGTTCGGTGGAGTGGGTCTACCCGGGCCAGGCGCTTCGGGTCGTCCTGGAACCCAACCTGTCCTCTGCGCGACACACAACGGTCTGCATCAAACCGTTCCGCAGCTTCAACGGTGCCAGCGTCTACATCGAGCGGGCTGGGGAACTTGACCTGTTGATGACGGATGGAGGGCGGCCGGAGCAGGTGTTCTGTTTCCCGGCGGACGGACCTCAGAAGCCAGCCATCTTCCTCCTGGCGAACCCGCAGAGGGATATCAGCCAACGCGCAGTAGGCTTCAGATATGAGTTGCTGGGCAATCGGACCACTGCGAACAACCTCGGCCAAAGTGTGTTGCAGG cTAGCTGCCGTCCCTGCAATGACACAGAGCTCCTCCTGGCCATCTGCAGCAGTGACTTTG TGGTTCGCGGCTCCATCAGGAACGTATCCCACAATGCTGAGCGGCAGACATCGTTGGTGGAGGTCTCAGAGGGGAGGGTGTACCGGCAGCGTAGCGGGGTGTTCGAGCGCCACACTGGCACCATAGGGGTTCCCGGTTCCAGTTCCTCATGGCACGGTCACATCCACACACTGTTACAGTGTCACGTAAAGCCTGGGGGCGGAGAGTTCCTATTCACAGGGACAGAACACTTTGGGGAGGCCTGGCTGGGTTGTGCCCCCCGCTATAAAGACTTCATGTCCCTCTACCAATCAGCTTGGGCGGCTCGTCAGAACCCCTGTGAGTTCCCGCTGGACTGA
- the LOC139396686 gene encoding aquaporin-8-like: MTEGTMELGDMGTSLMASDSKKAPVQPPNKFERLVQPCLAELVGTMFFVFIGCVSVIENVEAAGRLQPALVHGLAVAVMVACMAEISGSHFNPPFTIAIYLCGGMKLNMVGPYLISQLIGGVLGASMSKLMTTTENYSKAQGAAFALLQSQDQLWGALFGEIAMTCLVTMVVLLGAVNAKSSSPMVPFMVGCTVIINILAGGDVSGTCLNPARALGPAIVANYWTYHWVYWVGPITGGLVAAALVRLLLGDRKTRILMK, translated from the exons ATGACAGAAGGGACAATGGAACTGGGTGACATGGGGACATCCCTGATGGCATCAGACTCTAAGAAAGCACCGGTCCAGCCTCCCAACAAGTTTGAGCGCCTGGTCCAGCCGTGTCTGGCTGAGCTGGTGGGGACCATGTTCTTTGTGTTCATCGGCTGTGTGTCGGTCATAGAGAACGTGGAGGCAGCAGGGAGGCTGCAGCCAGCTCTGGTCCATGGTCTGGCTGTGGCAGTCATGGTGGCGTGCATGGCAGAGATCAG CGGCTCCCATTTTAACCCACCGTTTACCATTGCTATCTACCTGTGTGGAGGCATGAAGCTGAATATGGTGGGGCCCTACCTCATCAGTCAGCTCATAGGGGGTGTGCTAGGTGCTTCCATGTCAAAG CTGATGACCACAACAGAGAACTACTCCAAGGCCCAGGGGGCAGCCTTTGCCCTGCTGCAATCACAAGATCAGCTGTGGGGGGCTCTGTTTGGGGAGATAGCCATGACCTGCCTGGTCACCATGGTGGTGCTGCTGGGGGCGGTCAACGCCAAGAGTAGCAGCCCCATGGTTCCCTTCATGGTGGGCTGTACTGTCATCATCAACATCCTGGCTGG TGGAGATGTGTCTGGAACCTGTCTGAACCCGGCCAGAGCCCTGGGTCCTGCTATAGTGGCCAACTACTGGACCTACCACTGGGTTTACTGGGTAGGACCTATCACTGGTGGACTGGTGGCTGCTGCACTGGTTAG ACTACTGCTTGGAGACCGGAAGACACGTATTCTCATGAAGTAA
- the LOC139396685 gene encoding aquaporin-8-like, which translates to MALYESKTELWDLDINVIQPEGKGPDPATDGNSSTESFRDAFQRYIQPCLAELLGSSLFIFVGCLSVIENTEGTGRLQPALAHGLALGIVIAVLGEISGGHFNPAVSVSVFLIGGLNIILLVPYILAQMCGGMIGAGLAKVISPSMNYAKVSGAAFDTVQADTQIVPATVAEVIMTLFLTMVVCMGAVNGRTRSLLAPLCIGLTVTADILAGGAVSGACMNPARAFGPAVVADYWSYHWIYWVGPMSGALLTASFIRLLLGDEKTRVILM; encoded by the exons ATGGCTCTCTATGAGTCTAAGACCGAGCTCTGGGACCTGGACATCAATGTGATCCAGCCAGAAGGGAAAGGTCCAGATCCAGCCACAGATGGAAACAGCAGTACAGAGTCGTTCAGGGATGCGTTCCAACGTTATATCCAGCCCTGTCTGGCAGAGCTGCTGGGTTCATCTCTGTTTATCTTTGTGGGGTGTCTGTCTGTAATCGAGAACACAGAGGGCACCGGAAGGCTGCAGCCGGCCCTGGCACACGGCCTGGCCCTGGGCATCGTTATCGCCGTGCTGGGGGAGATCAG tggggGCCACTTCAACCCagcagtgtctgtgtctgtgtttctgatCGGGGGTCTCAACATCATACTGCTGGTCCCCTACATACTGGCTCAGATGTGTGGAGGGATGATAGGGGCAGGACTAGCCAAG GTGATTTCCCCATCCATGAACTATGCCAAAGTTTCAGGGGCAGCATTCGACACAGTGCAGGCCGACACCCAGATAGTACCAGCCACGGTGGCAGAGGTGATCATGACTCTGTTCCTGACGATGGTGGTGTGTATGGGGGCCGTGAATGGACGCACGCGCAGCCTGTTGGCCCCTCTCTGCATCGGGCTGACCGTGACCGCAGACATCCTGGCAGG GGGAGCAGTGTCTGGGGCATGTATGAACCCAGCTCGTGCCTTTGGCCCGGCTGTGGTGGCCGACTACTGGAGCTATCACTGGATCTACTGGGTGGGACCCATGTCTGGAGCCCTGCTAACCGCCAGCTTCATACG ACTACTGCTTGGGGATGAGAAAACCAGAGTTATCTTGATGTGA